The Rhodothermus marinus DSM 4252 DNA segment AGTTGCGCATGCCCTGGCGGCGGATTTTCTCGCGCAGCGCGTCCCAGTCGAGGCGGGCCGTGCGCGGGACGGGCACCGGCTCGCCGCGTTCGGCTTCGAGCAGGTCGAGCGTGTCGAGCGGCAGCAGGCCGCGATCCCACTTGGAGCCCTTGAACGTGGGGTAGGCGCCCCGTTCGGCCGCCAGGTCCGACGAGGCCTCGTAGGCGCAGTAGGCGATGAATTCCATGAATTCGTCGGCCAGCTCCACGGCGGCCTCGCTGGCGTAGGAGAGTCCCCGACGGTAGAGCACGTCCTGAAAGCCCATCAGGCCCAGACCGATCGGCCGGTGGCGCAGGTTCGACGTGCGCGCTTCCGGAATCGGGTAGAAGTTGAGGTCGATCACGTTGTCGAGCATGCGCACGGCCGTGCGGATCGTGTCGCGCAGCTTTTCCCGATCCAGCTCGCCCTGCTCGTCCACGTGCGCCACCAGGTTGATCGACCCCAGGTTGCAGACGGCCACTTCCTCGGGCGAGGTGTTCAGCGTGATCTCGGTGCAGAGGTTCGAGGAGTGGACGACGCCCACGTGGTCCTGGGGCGAGCGGATGTTGCAGGGATCCTTGAAGGTGAGCCAGGGATGGCCGGTCTCGAACAGCATCGAGAGCATTTTGCGCCAGAGCGCGACGGCCTCGATGCGGCGCCAGTTGCGGATGCGGCCGGCCTCGGCCTCGCGTTCGTAGTGCTCGTAGCGTTCGCGGAAGGCGCGGCCGTACAGGTCGTGCAGGTCGGGCACCTCGTCGGGCGAGAAGAGCGTCCAGTGTTTGCGTTCCCGCACGCGCTGCATGAACAGATCCGGGATCCAGCAGGCGGTGTTCATGTCGTGCGTGCGGCGGCGTTCGTCGCCCGTGTTGCGGCGCAGCTCCAGAAACTCTTCGATGTCCAGGTGCCACACCTCCAGGTAGGCGCACACGGCCCCCTTGCGCTTGCCGCCCTGGTTGACGGCCACGGCCGTGTCGTTGACGATCTTGAGGAAGGGGATGACGCCCTGGCTGCGGCCGTTGGTGCCCCGGATGTGGGCGCCCAGGGCGCGGACGGGTGTCCAGTCGTTGCCCAGTCCGCCGGCCCACTTCGAAAGCAGCGCGTTGTCGCGGATCGCCTTGAAGATGGCGCCCAGGTCGTCCTGCACCGTGGTCAGGTAGCAGGAGGAAAGCTGGGGATGGGGCGTGCCCGCGTTGAAGAGGGTGGGCGTGGAGTTCATGAAGCGGAAGCTCGAAAGCAGCTCGTAGAACTGGATGGCGCGGGCGGTGGGATCGTCTTCGGCGAGCGCCAGCCCCATGGCCACGCGCATCCAGAGGTACTGAGGCAGCTCGAAGCGGCGACCTTCGGGCTCGTGCAGCAGGTAGCGGTCGTAGAGCGTCTGCAACCCGAGGAAGGTGAACCGGCGATCGCGTTCGGGATGCAGCGCGGCAGCCAGGCGGTCGATGTCGAACGTCCGGAGCAGGCGCTCGTCGAGGCGGCCCAGGCGGACGCCGTGCTCCAGGTATGCCCGGAAACCGGCGCGGCAGGCTTCGGCCTGCTCGGAGGGAGGTATCGGGCGGCCGAAGACTTCGCGGTAGAGGGCGTCCAGCAGCAGCCGGGCGGCCACGTACGTGTAGTCGGGCTCGCGTTCGATGTGCGTGCGGGCCGCCAGAATCAGCGCTCGGTCCAGTTCGTCTTCGGGAATGCCCGGATAGACCGTGCGGAGCAGCTCTTCCCGGACCAGCTCGGGATCGACGTCGTCCAGTCCGTCGCAGGCCGCTTCGATGCGGGCACGCAGCGCCTCGTGCGGGAACGGCGCCTCGGTGCCGTCGGCGCGGCGGTAGGTGAGCTGCTGACGGCGGCGCGCTTCGGCGCGGGCCTCGCGGTAGAGGATGTAGCGACGGGCGACGGCGTAGCGCCCGGCCCGCATGAGCGTGCGCTCCACTTCGTCCTGAATTTCTTCGACGGACACCTCGGCGCGGTCCCGGCACCAGCGCACGACGGCACCGGTGAGGGCCTCGATCTCTTCGGACAGCTCGGCCGAAAGAGGCGCGTCGGCAGGTAGTTCGAGCGTGGCGCGGAAGGCTTTTTCGAGGGCGCGCCGGATGCGTTCGGCGTCGAACGACACGCGTCGGCCGTCCCGCTTGACGACGGTGGGCAGCGTGTCGGTGACGAGGGTATGCAGGGTGGCCATGGCGGTACCTCGGGTTGGTGAAACGTTCAGGATCGAGGTCCCCCGCGGCCAGAAGGTGGAGAAGGGCAGCAGCAGCCGATGCGAACGGCGACGGTGGGTCGCCCGAGCGGCAGAGCCAGAACGCAGCAGCCACTTGCAGCCGATCACCACCCTGTGACGCGCAGGGTGTGCCGGATCGCCCGCAGTGGGCGCCGGCCGTGATCGCACTTCCGGGCGGGCATTCGGGCTTTTACCGTTGCGCGACAGCGCCGGAATTCCACCGGCTTCCCCCGTGACGCCGGCACCGCCTCGGGCGGTACCGGCCGCCGTGCCACGACAGCACGACCCCGGAAGTGGCAGGGCCTTGTGGCGGCAAGTATAGCATGCCCGCCGAGCGACGGCAAGGGGTGTGGAAAAAATCTGAATTCAATGTCCGTTATTCGTCACACCTTCCTGGTTCTGACAGGAGCTTGTGGAAAAGTGTCGTCCGATCTGTTTCCGTTATCCCGCAAACCCGGATCAACGATGGCGTCGAAATAGCCGTTATTGAAGAAGGTCGCTGTCGGGTGTGTAGGAGTTTCCCCGACATCCCTGTCAGAGATTGCCCGGCATCGGATTGCAGGCAGTACCTACGTAACCGATCAAGCTTTGCTTTCGGCGCGAGAACCCATCTGTTCGTTGTTTGAACGCGCAACGTGAAGCCATCAGGGGGGCGATCATGAACAGAATACTTCGGACGACCTGGATTCTGGCCCTGGGGCTGCTGCTCCCGCTTGGAGGGCGGGCGCAGCCGGTAGTGCTGACCTTCGAGACGGAGGGGAGCACGTTTCGCGTGACGGGCACCTCGACGCTGCACGACTGGGAATGCGCGGTGACGGACTGGCGGGGCCGGATCGAGCTGGGGCAGGCTGGTGAGCTGGCCTCGCTGCAGGCGACGGAGGTGGTGGTGCCCGTGGCGGCCATTTCGTGCAAGAACGGCACGATGGATCGCAAAATGCGGGAGGCGCTGAAGGCGGAAGACCATCCGGAGATTCGCTTTGTGCTGACGCGGGTCGATTCGGTGGCGGCCGTAGCGGAGGGCTATCGGCTCCAGGTGCAGGGACGGCTGACGATCGCCGGTGCGGAGCAGCCGGTGCAGATGCAGGTGCTGGCCCGCCCGGAAGACGGCGGCTGGCGCTTTCAGGGGGAGCAGCCCCTTTCGATGAAGGTCTTCGGGATCAAGCCGCCGACGGCCATGCTGGGCACGCTTCGGACGGGCGACGAGGTGGTCGTGCACTTCGACGTGGTGGCGCGCCCGACTTCCGGCAACCCGTAAATCGCGAAGCGCCATGCGTGTGATCGGTCTGTTGAGCGCGGTGTTGTTCCTGCTGGGCTTCCGGGGAACGCCCTGCTACGTGCCCGATCCGGTGGCAAGCCGGGTCTGGATCGAGGGACGCTCGACGGTCAACCGCTTTACCTGCACGGCCGCGCAGGTGGAGGGGGTCGGCGAGGTCGAAGCAGGGCGGGCGGTGCAGGCGCGGCTCGTGGTGCCGGTTCGGGCTTTCGACTGCGGCAAGCAGGCCATGAACCGGGACCTGCAGGAGGCGCTCCAGGCCGATCGCTTTCCGGAGATCCGCTTCAAACTGAGCGAGGTGGCCGTGCTGGAGGCGCCCGCGGCCGACTCGGCCCGGCTCGAAGTGGTCGGGGCGCTGACGATCGCCGGCACGACGCGCACCGTGCGCTTCGAAGCGGCGGGGCAGCTGCTGGCATCCGGGCGTGCCCGGCTGGTCGGCTCGCTTCCGCTGAAACTGACCGACTTCAACGTGAAGCCGCCCACCGCGCTGCTGGGATTGATCCGGGTGCACGATCAGATCACGGTACACTTCGACCTGGTCGTGCAGCCCGTGGCGTGGCGGCCGTGCGCGGTAGCCGCGGCGGATTCCCTGAACCAACCCTGAACAACCAACCAGGAGGAAACAGCCATGCGTACACGGTTAACCGGTGGCATCCTGGCGCTGATCGCGCTGCTGTTGTGGACCCTGCCGGCCGCAGGCCAGGATAAAGACCAGCCGAAAAACGAAGGGCCGGTGGTACACGGCTTCATCCGGCCCGACTGGGTCATCCAGAACGTGGACGACCCGTTCCGGGATGACCTGCGGATCTATCACTTTCTGAGCCGGACCCGCGTCTTCCTGAAGGGGACTTACGAGGGCGTGCGGTATCGGGTCGAGCTGGGGCTCTCGGGTCCGGAGGCCGAAATCCCGGTCTCGCGTTCGGGCTTCTGGGGCATGCCGCAGATCCTGCAGGACTTCTATGCGGATGTGCCCTTCCCGGGCGTCGAGAACGTCTATGTCCGGCTGGGCCAGTTCAAGGTGCCGGCCGGGGCCGAAGGGCTGACCTACTCGGCCGACATGCCCTTCGTGGAACGCTCGATCGCGCAGAAGTTCGTGGGGCTGCTGCGGGACTACGGCGCGGCGCTGCACGCCTATCCGAGCGAGAACGTCTCGCTGGCGCTGGCCGTGCAGACCGGTCTGGGTCGGAGCATCCCGAACCGGTATCTGCCCGAGGTGTTCGGCTTTCCGTTCGTGACGGCGCGCGTGCAGTTCGGTCCGAACCAGGGGCATGACCTCTTCCGGCTCAAGCCGATGCCCTCCGGCGACGAACTGGAGGTGCGCCTGGGCGCCAACATTACCTATTACAAAGACGTGCTTGCCGGGCACTCGACGGCACTGCGCGTCTGGAACAAGGAAAAGCCCATCCTGCTGCAGAGCGGATGGAACACCTACATCGACCAGCGTGAGGCCGGTCATCTGAAGGCCGGGGAGCTGCTCATCGGTGGCGGCGACATCGCGCTGGGCTATCCGACCGCGCAGGGAGCGCTCTGGCTGGAGGGCCAGGTCACCTACGGGCAGTACAAGAACGACTTCGGCGATGTGGCCGTGACGGCCGTCCGCGCGCAGGCCACCTACAGCCTGGAGGCCGTCGCCTTCGGTCTGCGCTACGCGCTGGTGCAGCTCGACGATCTGGGTGGCGCGGCCGTGGGCGACGATCCGATCCACGAAGTGACGCCCATGCTGACCTACCGGCTGCAGAAGAACGTTAAGATCATCCTGGACGGTAGCATTCTGCTGGATGTGCCGGTGGCCGTGGAAGACGGCGTGGGTGTCTATGTGCTGACGGATCACCCCGAAGAAATCGGGATGGAGACGATCGAGCGGCAGAACGTGATCAACCTGCGGGCGGCCGTGCAGATCAACTTCTGACCTGACTGGCCGCGGAGGGCGGCGTGCGGGGCCCCGGCATCCAATGCCGGGGCCCTGTTGTTTTGCAGCCACAAAAAACCCCGGCGATCACGGGGGAAATCGCCGGGGAAGGAGCACGTCCCGGGGGGTGAGGCGCGCCTTCCACGATACGGAGGCGCCGGGTATTCGTCAAGATGAAAGGCAAATTGGCGCCATCAAAACGCGTCGTTTCCGCCGATTTGTGCCGCGGCAGAAGCGCAATGCTCCGGGAAGGTCTGGATTATAGCCGCGTCTGGACGGTCAGATGATGGAGCGTGCCCAGCGAGGACCAGGAGCTGAAGGCATAGTCGAAGTACAGCCCGGCAAGGCGTAGTCCGAAGCCCGCGTTGAAGCCGGCCAGGTCCAGCCGGGGACGGATTTTGAGCATTTCGTGGCGGCGATAGCTGTAGCCGAAGCGCAGTTGAAAGGAACGACCGGCGCCCAGTTCGGCCCCGAAGTTCAGGTGATAGAACAGACGCCCGAGCCAGGTCTGATTTTCCGGGCTTTGCCAGAAATGGGGCAGGTCGTAGGCGGTCAGGGTCAGCTGCAGGGGGAGATAGCGCAGGCGCTTGCGCAGGCCCAGGCGCACGTCGAAGGGCAGGCGGTCGGGGGTGGTTCCCAGCGTCTGGAGCGTGACGCCCAGGTGGTGCAGGCTGGCGCCGATCGTCAGCAGGTGCTCGGGCAGCTCGTAGCGGACGCCGGCGTCCAGCGCCAGGGCCGTCGCCCGCCGGTCGGCCAGCGTCGTGTGGATCAGGTGCAGGCTGGCGCCGTAGTGCAGCGATGGACCGGCAGCACGTCCAAGGCCCGCCGTCAGCGCCAGGTCGATGGGCCGGAAGGTGCCGTTGCGGTTGCCTTCCAGGTCGGCCTCGTCGATGGCACCCCAGTCCAGAAAGCGCAGGGCCAGGCCGAGCGTCCCGAGCCCGCGTCGGTGCCAGCCGTAGGCGATCGTACCGGCGCGGATGTCGCCCACGTGGTTCAGGTAGCTCACCTGCAATTGGCGGTGCTGCGCGGGCTGGAGCAGGGCCGGATTCAGCAGAAACAGCGTCACGTCGTCGTCGGCGACGGTGGCCGGTGTCTCGCCCAGCGCGGTCACGCGAGCCGAGGGCGACAGGCGCAGGAAGGCAAAGCCGCCCAGCGGGGCCTCCTGCGCTCGAACCAGGGGGACCAGGCACAACCAGAGCACCGGCAGGAATCGCCAGGTTTTCATCAGCGCTGCTTGCCTGCTTGTCGGAACGTCGCGTTGGTAGCAGTCGGGTCGAATCCCTGCCGGGCTGGTGAGATCGGTGATTCTCTTCCAATATAGCACAGCCCGCACTTAAAAGCGAGTCCCGGCGGATGTATCCAGAAGCGCCATCAGAAATGCGCCAGAGATGCCATGGCCGATGCGGAGAAGCTGCTACGGTCTGTGCCGTGGGGTTCCTAACCTGTTGCAAGAACTTGTTGCACCAGATACGGTCGCGCATGCGTCGGTGGCAGGTCGTTGGATTGCTGCTCGGGCTGCATCTCGGATTCGTTACCGGGATGGTAGCGCTTTTGAGCCGTCTGCTGGGTACCGGTCTGCCATCGGCCGAAAGTCTGCTGGTAGCCGTCTGGACGCTTCCCCTCTCTGTATTTGTCGCCTGGTTCATTGGGGGTGATCTGCTGCAGCTCATCCGGCGGCGACCGCTCCTGCGTCCCGCCCTGGCTCAACTGCTGCTTCTGGCCTTGCTGTTGCTGGTGTGGGCGGTCGTGCCCACCTGAGCGGTATGTGAAAAGTGAATCGCTTCTTTTATTTCACTTTTCGTGCGCCTTGCTATTGAATTCCAGGGCCGGATCTTGTATTCTTACAGGCGAAAAAAGCGGGACACGATCCGGTTCATCATGTTATTGCTGGGTTTCGACGTCGGCAGTTCGTTCATCAAAGGGGCCCTGGTTGAAGCGGAGTCCGGGCGTGTGCTGGCGGCTGTAACGGTTCCCGAACAGGAATTAAAGATTGAATCGATTCATCCCGGCTGGGCCGAGCAGGATCCGGAGCAGTGGTGGCAGTGCGTGCAGCAGGCCGTGGCCGCATTGCGCGGGCGCCATCCGTTCGATCCCGAAGCGGTCGGTGGCATCGGCATCTCCTACCAGATGCACGGGCTGGTGCTGATCGACCGGGAGGGGCGCGTGCTGCGCCCGGCCATCATCTGGTGCGACAGCCGGGCCGTGCCTGTCGGCGAACGCGCCTTTCAGGAGCTGGGGCCAGAACGCTGCCTGCGCCACCTGCTCAACAGTCCCGGCAACTTTACGGCCGCCAAGCTGCGCTGGGTGCTTGAAAACGAGCCGGACATCTATCGCCGGGCCTACAAGTGGCTGCTTCCGGGCGACTATGTGGCCTTTCGCATGACCGGCGAGCCGACCACCACCGTTTCGGGCCTTTCGGAAGGGATCTTCTGGGACTTCCTGGAAGAAAAGCCCGCCTTCTGGCTGCTGGACCATCTGGGGATCGACCATGCGCTCATGCCGCGTCTGGTGCCCACCTTCGGCCGACAGGGTGAGCTGACGCGGGAAGCGGCCGCGGCGCTGGGCCTTCGACCCGGCACGCCGGTCACCTACCGGGCCGGCGATCAGCCGAACAACGCCTTCTCGCTGGGGGTGCTGCATCCGGGCGAGGCGGCCACGACGGCCGGCACCTCGGGCGTCATCTACGCCGTGGACGACACGCCGCGCTACGATCCCCAGACCCGCGTCAACACGTTCGTGCACGTCAACCACACGCCCGAGCAGCGCCACTACGGCATTCTGCTGTGCCTGAACGGCACGGGCATCCTCTACCGCTGGCTCCGACAGGACCTGCTGGGCGGCACGTTGAGCTACGAAGCGATGAACGAACAGGCCGCTTCGGTGCCGGTCGGCGCCGACGGCGTGCGTGTGCTGCCCTTCGGCAACGGGGCCGAGCGCATGCTCCGCAACCGAAACCTCGGCGCTTCGGTGCACGGGCTCGACTTCAACCGCCACGGCCGGGCGCATCTGCTCCGGGCGGCCAAAGAAGGGATCGTGTTCGCGCTGGCCTACGGCCTCGAAGTGATCCGCGGCATGGGACTGGCCGTCGAGAAGGTCCGGGCCGGACGCGCCAACCTGTTTCTGAGTCCGCTTTTTGGACGGATCTACGCGACCGTCAACCGAACGGTCGTGGAGCTGTACGACACGGACGGAGCGGCCGGTGCCGCCCGGGGGGCGGGCGTCGGGGCCGGCGTGTACGCCTCGCCCGAAGCGGCTTTCCAGGGCGTGCCACCGGTGGCCACGATCGAGCCCGATCCGTCCTGGCAGGAACCCTATGCGGAAGCCTACCACCACTGGGCTGAAATCCTCTCCCGTCAACTTCAAACGGCTGACTGAACAATGGCAAACGCACAGACCTTCCACAGCATCTGTCGCTGGACGTTCAATGCGGGCAAGGGCGGCTTCGTCCCGGCCAACATTCGTCCGGCCTGGGCGGCCGATCGCTTCGGCACGGTCGAGTTCATCTATCTGGTGAAAGAAAAGATTGCACCACGCCTGCCCGACACGATAACGCTGGGCGTCGAGCTGCACTACGACAACGAAATCAACGAGCAGAACGCCGAGGCGGTCGCGAAGGCGCTGGCCGAGACCGGGCTGCATCTGGCGATGATCACGCCGGGCGCCCATATTCATTTCGGCTATGGCGGGATCTGCTCGCTCGATCCGAAGGAGCGGGCGGCCGCCGAAGAACTGGGCCGGCGCACGGTGGAGCTGGCCTACGGTCCGCTGCGCAAGGCCTGGCATCCGGACTCCGACAAAGCGCCCACGCTGGTCATCTGGAACGGCTCGTTCGGCTACGACCTGGCCACGGTAGGGGTGCGCCAGATGTACCGTAACCTGAAGGAAAGCCTGGCGCGTCTCTGCCAGCTCGAGCAGGAAAAAGGCGGGCTCATGTACATCGGCATCGA contains these protein-coding regions:
- a CDS encoding ribonucleoside-diphosphate reductase subunit alpha, which encodes MATLHTLVTDTLPTVVKRDGRRVSFDAERIRRALEKAFRATLELPADAPLSAELSEEIEALTGAVVRWCRDRAEVSVEEIQDEVERTLMRAGRYAVARRYILYREARAEARRRQQLTYRRADGTEAPFPHEALRARIEAACDGLDDVDPELVREELLRTVYPGIPEDELDRALILAARTHIEREPDYTYVAARLLLDALYREVFGRPIPPSEQAEACRAGFRAYLEHGVRLGRLDERLLRTFDIDRLAAALHPERDRRFTFLGLQTLYDRYLLHEPEGRRFELPQYLWMRVAMGLALAEDDPTARAIQFYELLSSFRFMNSTPTLFNAGTPHPQLSSCYLTTVQDDLGAIFKAIRDNALLSKWAGGLGNDWTPVRALGAHIRGTNGRSQGVIPFLKIVNDTAVAVNQGGKRKGAVCAYLEVWHLDIEEFLELRRNTGDERRRTHDMNTACWIPDLFMQRVRERKHWTLFSPDEVPDLHDLYGRAFRERYEHYEREAEAGRIRNWRRIEAVALWRKMLSMLFETGHPWLTFKDPCNIRSPQDHVGVVHSSNLCTEITLNTSPEEVAVCNLGSINLVAHVDEQGELDREKLRDTIRTAVRMLDNVIDLNFYPIPEARTSNLRHRPIGLGLMGFQDVLYRRGLSYASEAAVELADEFMEFIAYCAYEASSDLAAERGAYPTFKGSKWDRGLLPLDTLDLLEAERGEPVPVPRTARLDWDALREKIRRQGMRNSNVLAIAPTATIANICGVSPSIEPTYKNLYVKSNLSGEFTQLNPYLVRDLKARGLWDKEMLDDLKYYDGSVQEIDRIPPELKARYRTAFEIEPRWLIECAARRQKWIDQSQSLNLYLAEPSGRKLSEMYQLAWQLGLKTTYYLRALAATQIEKSTLDINRRGIQPRWMKSRSPSSDIVVRRDGPACSPDDESCEACQ
- a CDS encoding YceI family protein; protein product: MNRILRTTWILALGLLLPLGGRAQPVVLTFETEGSTFRVTGTSTLHDWECAVTDWRGRIELGQAGELASLQATEVVVPVAAISCKNGTMDRKMREALKAEDHPEIRFVLTRVDSVAAVAEGYRLQVQGRLTIAGAEQPVQMQVLARPEDGGWRFQGEQPLSMKVFGIKPPTAMLGTLRTGDEVVVHFDVVARPTSGNP
- a CDS encoding YceI family protein, whose amino-acid sequence is MRVIGLLSAVLFLLGFRGTPCYVPDPVASRVWIEGRSTVNRFTCTAAQVEGVGEVEAGRAVQARLVVPVRAFDCGKQAMNRDLQEALQADRFPEIRFKLSEVAVLEAPAADSARLEVVGALTIAGTTRTVRFEAAGQLLASGRARLVGSLPLKLTDFNVKPPTALLGLIRVHDQITVHFDLVVQPVAWRPCAVAAADSLNQP
- a CDS encoding porin → MRTRLTGGILALIALLLWTLPAAGQDKDQPKNEGPVVHGFIRPDWVIQNVDDPFRDDLRIYHFLSRTRVFLKGTYEGVRYRVELGLSGPEAEIPVSRSGFWGMPQILQDFYADVPFPGVENVYVRLGQFKVPAGAEGLTYSADMPFVERSIAQKFVGLLRDYGAALHAYPSENVSLALAVQTGLGRSIPNRYLPEVFGFPFVTARVQFGPNQGHDLFRLKPMPSGDELEVRLGANITYYKDVLAGHSTALRVWNKEKPILLQSGWNTYIDQREAGHLKAGELLIGGGDIALGYPTAQGALWLEGQVTYGQYKNDFGDVAVTAVRAQATYSLEAVAFGLRYALVQLDDLGGAAVGDDPIHEVTPMLTYRLQKNVKIILDGSILLDVPVAVEDGVGVYVLTDHPEEIGMETIERQNVINLRAAVQINF
- the porQ gene encoding type IX secretion system protein PorQ; this encodes MKTWRFLPVLWLCLVPLVRAQEAPLGGFAFLRLSPSARVTALGETPATVADDDVTLFLLNPALLQPAQHRQLQVSYLNHVGDIRAGTIAYGWHRRGLGTLGLALRFLDWGAIDEADLEGNRNGTFRPIDLALTAGLGRAAGPSLHYGASLHLIHTTLADRRATALALDAGVRYELPEHLLTIGASLHHLGVTLQTLGTTPDRLPFDVRLGLRKRLRYLPLQLTLTAYDLPHFWQSPENQTWLGRLFYHLNFGAELGAGRSFQLRFGYSYRRHEMLKIRPRLDLAGFNAGFGLRLAGLYFDYAFSSWSSLGTLHHLTVQTRL
- a CDS encoding xylulokinase encodes the protein MLLLGFDVGSSFIKGALVEAESGRVLAAVTVPEQELKIESIHPGWAEQDPEQWWQCVQQAVAALRGRHPFDPEAVGGIGISYQMHGLVLIDREGRVLRPAIIWCDSRAVPVGERAFQELGPERCLRHLLNSPGNFTAAKLRWVLENEPDIYRRAYKWLLPGDYVAFRMTGEPTTTVSGLSEGIFWDFLEEKPAFWLLDHLGIDHALMPRLVPTFGRQGELTREAAAALGLRPGTPVTYRAGDQPNNAFSLGVLHPGEAATTAGTSGVIYAVDDTPRYDPQTRVNTFVHVNHTPEQRHYGILLCLNGTGILYRWLRQDLLGGTLSYEAMNEQAASVPVGADGVRVLPFGNGAERMLRNRNLGASVHGLDFNRHGRAHLLRAAKEGIVFALAYGLEVIRGMGLAVEKVRAGRANLFLSPLFGRIYATVNRTVVELYDTDGAAGAARGAGVGAGVYASPEAAFQGVPPVATIEPDPSWQEPYAEAYHHWAEILSRQLQTAD